Part of the Methanococcus maripaludis genome is shown below.
CTATTTTTCGCAATTTCAAAGTAATTTTCATCGATTTCAAACCCGATAAAGTTTCTTTCAAGTTCTTTACAGGTTACACATTCAACACCTGAACCTACAAATGGAACCAATACTAAACTTTCAGGTTTTGTTGTAGCTTCAATCAACATCTTTGTTAATTTGGGAGGTTTTTGTGTTGGATGATTATATTTTCTCGTGATATGACTTTCCTGAGAGAAAAATAAAACATCAGTGTGTTCAGAATTTACAAAGTATCTTCTCGAGCTTTCAAACTGATTCTTTAGTTCTTCGTAGTGCTTTCTAAATAACGGATATTCTTTCTCAAGTATTCCGTCCCCAATATGTTGTAATTTGGCATACGTTTTTTCTGATGGAAACGACCATTGGCTCCATGAGAAGTGATGCCTTGCCGGAGTTGTACTTTGCATGTATTCATCCATGAACCGAATAAAGTCCCCGTTTGTACTTAAATTATGTAATTTCATGATTTTTTCTTTTTCTTCCATGAAATATTCGATAATCGGTTTGAAAGTTTCCACATATTCTCGATACATCGGATTATTCAACGAATTATTGTTTTTTCTAAATTCATTTGAATAAAAAAGAATTCTTTCAGTAACTGGGGCAAAACACCTGTATCCTTTAATGTTTTTACGAGTTTGGCAGTCTGTTTTATGCCATACTAAATTATTTTCAAGGAAAAAGAGGTCGTCAAAAATAACTTGCTGGTATGCAATGTTTCTCGCATGGCCGTAAAGTAAAATACTGCCGTTTAACTTTAAAACTCGTTTAAATTCTTTCGCCATTTTTTCATGCAGGATTTTCCATTCATCAAAATTTAATTTAAAATCAAAATCTCCCTTGATGTTATAGTATGGCGGATCTGCAATGATTAAATCTACCGAATTATTCGAAAGTTTTTTGACACCTTCAAAAAAGTCCTGATTATAAATTTCATTTAATTCCATTAGTCTCACCAGTATTGTGCAATTATAGTTTTATTATAATATTATTATAATATAATAATTTTGCGGTGAGGTTAACGTGTAAAACAGTATAAAATTTAGAAATAATAATTATTCAAGTTCTTTTTTCAAATCTTCGAGCTGTTTTTTCTTCTGGAGTTGTTTAAGTTCCCATTCATCAGCGTTAAAAATAACAATACAATTCATTCCATCAATGGTCATGTGACGTTTTTCTATTTCATCTTCTCCAGGATTTAATACGTGGACGTGATCCTTGTCGGAATTGTCCATTATGATCCCGTGAGAACTTCCTATTCTTGAAAGTAGTTTTTTTGACATGTTTTCGCCCTTAATATTTTTCAGTCATAACAAGTGTTTCCAATTAATAGTATTACTACTAAATGCTATATATATGTTATTATTTGGTATATACCATGCTAAACATTATATACTAATTACATTATAATAAGGATATACCCAAGTTAAAACCAAATTAAGGGGAGTTTTATGAAAAATTGCGAGATAAATGTTGCGAGAGAAAGACTCAAAGAATTCCATGAAGGGCGAGACGGCGTCCCAGATATAATGAGAAATCGAACTCAGGGGGAATTAAGAGACTACTCCGGAAAAATAGTAAATATGCTTGATTATGAGATTTTAAAGAGCTATCTTTACAATACGTACTATTCTGTTTTTATCCTTGAAGAAGCTCCTGAAAAATATTTTTACGGCGGCAAGGTAATAACACATGAACTTTTAGATCATGAAGATGCAGGGCTTCACGTTGATGTTAAAAAAGCAGGAATGAAAGTTAAATTCACTGAAAAAGCACATAGTGATCCAAATAAAAACAATTACTTTGTTATGGATTATCTTGATTAAAATTACTCTTTTTTCTTTTTAAAAATAAAAAAATCAAAATTATAATTTTAAAAATTTTCTGACACGATTTATCTTCTTAACCGTGTCATCAGTAAGGATAAGATTATATGTTAAATGAAATGGTCTCATTTCTTGATAATACTTTATTTTCATCTAGATTTATTTCAATATTGGTTACATTGGGTCCAACTGGATTTACACACCAGCAACCTGAATTTGCATATACAAAGTTTTGACCAACGTTTAGCTGGTTCATATGGGTATGTCCAAATATAATTTTATCGGCACCATATAAATCAAATATTGATTGCGAATACCAAAATAATCCGCCAGTTTGAACTACATCAATAGAATTAGCAAAATTATCATAAATAAATTTATCTGATTGCTGATCTTTTGAAAGAGAAGGTAATAAGTTATCAATATAGAACCGATTAACAAAATCTCCAAATGATTCTAAAATATCGCCATAACCAAGTTCTGTGTCATCATTCATCTTACATTTCACTTTATTAATGTCATCTACATTAAATTGTATTTTAATATCATTTTTAAAACCCTCAATAAGCATTTGAGATATTTCTGAAAGAAAATCATTCGTTATTTTTTCATTTTTAGATTTTAAATCATAAATCATCTGTATTACATTGTATTTTGCAACATTAACAAAATGATCTTTTTGCATAGGGATTGTTTTTTTTGTATGATTTAATCTTGTTTTATAGTATCCGAGAGGATACTGGAGTATGGGATCATCACAAGGTCTTGGTTTTGGCTTAACATTGAACAAGTCAACACAATTCCCATGGTCTATGTATAATCTGTTTTGAATAATGTCAAGGCATAAATCTTTAGGATCAACCTGAATAATATCTTCGACACCAAGTTCTGTTAAGTCCAAGTCCATATCATGGTTACCATTAATGAACCATGTTGGGGTTTTTTTCGCTCGATTTATTATCTGATTCCATACCATTGAATTTTTGATCATATCCTCATAACTAGGTGGTTTCCTATTACAAGTTTGTGTCCAACTGTCCAACAGATCTCCTGCTATAACAATTATAGAGTCATTAAATCGGTTATCATCGTTAAAAAAAGAAATTAAAGGAAATGGATTCTTTACTGAATTATATCCGCCAAAATGTAAATCACTTACAACAAATACTTTATTGATCATCGTCATAATACCCCCCAATATTAGTTATATACTAAAGCTATTTTTATTGTTTTATTTTCGAATTAATTATTTGATTATTTAATTAATTCTTCGGAGTAATTATTAATGGGCTTTTCTCGAGTAGTTTTTTATTATAAAAAAATTTAAAAATTCTTAATTTTATAAAATACGTCTTATTATTCATTTTTTTTTTGAAATTTATTCCCGTTTCTCTAGATAATTATAAAGTGTAAACTTGCTGATTCCAGTAGCGTTTAAAATCTGTTTTATGGTATATTCTTTTGAATCATACATTTTTAATGCCATTTCGACTTTTTCAGAATCTATTTTAGGACGCCCGCCAAGTCTACCTCTTGAACGAGCAGCAGTTAATCCAGATTTTACTCTTTCAGAAATTAAATCTCTTTCAAATTCAGCCAATCCTGCAAAAATAGTAAATAATAATTTACCATGTGCTGATGTTGTGTCAAGCCAAGATTCCTTTAGACTTTTTATTTCAACGCCCAAAGATTTACAGCTTTCAACAATTTCAACTAGATCTTTTGTACTTCTTGAAATTCTTGTAAGTTCAGTTACCAGAATAATATCTCCTGAACGTAAAACTCCAAACATTTTATCAAATTCCGGACGGTTTCTTTTGGTTCCAGAGATCTTCTCTAAAAATATTTTTTCACAACCTGCTTTTTTAAGTTCATCGAGTTGTCTTTCTAAATTCTGGTCTTTTGTTGATACTCTTGCATAGCCAATTATCATAATATCACGTTTTGAAGTTTGAAAAGTCAAAGAAAAGTAAAATATTCATACTTTGATTTTATTACTGGGTTTTATAACCGAAAAATCGAAAAAAATTTAAGAATTTTAACAATTTAAAAAAAGTTAGAAAAACACATGTTTTTCAAACTTAGAAAATATGTCTCTATTTTTTTATTCCATACATAAAATGAGTAATACTTCCTAAAAATATGATACTAAAATAAGATATTACTCGATATAGCACGATAACAACAGAACTTTCTGTTATTCCCGTATTTTTAAGATTTAAAATAAATACTAAAGCATATTCTACAACTCCAAGGCCTGAAGGCGTAAATGGAATCGCCGTTAAGAGGGAACTTGATAAATCAGTAAATATCGAAAATAAAACATCAAAGTTCAATCCTATCGATAAAAATATGAAATATATCGTAAAGCCTTCAGTTATCCAGGAGATTAAAGAAAGTAAAAACAATTTTGGAATTGATCTTACTTTTAAAGTTCTAATTCCTTTTTCAAAATTAGTAAAAACATTTTTAATTAGTTTATTATTTATTTTATCCATGATTTTAGCATTTAATTTTAAAAAAATCAATGTAAATACAATTAATAATATAATTAACGCTATTCCATACTTCAAAGCTATGAATACTTCCACAGGTATATCGGAATTAAATGAAATAATACCAAAAATCAAAAGAAGTGGAATCATCGTCATTAAATCAAAAATACGTTCAACAAATACTGTTGCAAAACTCAAGGATATTGGAGCATTGTTTTTTTGTTTTAAAAGATAACTTCTGTAAATATCGCCTATCTTTGCAGGAATTATTGAATTTGCAAACATCGAGAGATAGAATATCAATATAGAATCTTTTAATTTAACTTCAAGTTCTGCATCGTTTAATAAAAGTTTCCAACGAATACTTTTTAAAAAAATAGATGCATAAAAACATCCAAATGCCACAAAAAACCAGAAAAAATTGGTATTTTTAATAGAACTCATCATTAAATAAAAATCAAGCTTTGAAAATATCCAATAAATTATCAAAAACGATATCAAAAATGATAAAAGCGTTTTTTTAGTTAACAACTGTTTTTTTAATGTGTCCAACTTCCCACACTACATTTTATTGATTATTTTAACTTTTTCTTGAAATTCAATAGATTTATAAAATTATCATATCCGTCTTTTAATGGGTTTAACTTTTTTTCACCAAGTCTTTTCCGATATTTTATTGGAATTTCGACGAATTTGTTATTATTATGATTTGAATAAATCTTTATTTCTTGTGAAAATGGCATGCCTGCCCCCATTATACCAAAATCCATATTTTCAAGGATTTCTTTTTTAAATATCCACATTCCTGATTGTGAATCTTTAATATTTACTCCATAAATGCCATTTGCCATCAGGGTTAACATTTTATTTCCAAAATAATTTAAAACTGGCATTGAATTTTTTTCTAAATTAGCAAACCGGTTTGTATTGATAAAATCAAAATCATTTTCAGCCATTAATCTTAAAAATCTTGGAATGTCTTCAAACGGGTATGATGCATCAGCATCTCCCGTAATTAATATATCCCCTGTTGCAAAGCCCATTCCTTTTTTGTATGCATTTCCATAACCCTGATTTAACTCATCAAGTACCAATGCACCATGTTTTTCTGCAACTTGTTTAGTATTGTCTTTAGAATTATTATTTACAACTATAAGCTCAAATTCATATTCTTCAATGTTTTTAATTACTGAATTTATTAAATCTAACGTATTTCCAATTGCAATTTCTTCATTATATGCAGGAATTACTATTGAAACTTTTTCACCCATTATTCCACCCGTATTTTGTAAAGCACTGCTATTTTCTGACCGTCGACACTGTAATTCCAAACTTCTTCCAAATAAGGATCCAAATCTTCTTTCCACGGTTTAACAGGATTTCGATAATTTTCGGGAGATATCATTAATAAATCAAATTTTGAAACATCGTGTAGCGAAGGATCTACCCACCAGTCCACCCGATAATATTTTACTTCATTTTCATCCAGTTTTCGCTCGTACAATGGATTATAAAATGCAATTAATGGATCACAATGACTTAATGAATTATTTTCACTAACTCGGTAATCTAGCCCATTCCAGTTAGTATCCCAGTATAAATATTTTATATCGTATTTTTTGATCAGTTCCAATTTTTTTGAAGTATTATTCCCATAAAGTATAATCGATGCATCGATATCTCGTTCTGAAAAATCCAAATAGGGGTTATTTTGCTGTGCCCATCTGTTAACTACCAATTTTCTACCACTAATACTATTTACGGCAAAACTAAGTTCTTTTGTAGATAATATCGTGTCACTTACCTCAGTATTTTCTGAGATATATTTTTGAAGTGAGGGGTACGGTTCAGGCATTGGATTATATCCCCTTTTCATCCATGAGTTGTTTTCAACATTTGAAATAAATCCATTTGATGATAAAATTAAAAGTAATATAAAAATCGCTGAAAAACACAATTTCATTTTTGAATGGTCTTTTTTAAACATTTTAGTGTTATTTAATAAATTTAATCCATATAAGCTTATTAAAATTCCCATACACCATATATAATAGTTTGCCATATAATTGGGAACAAAATGCATGTTTAATAATGGGATAGTAATAAAATATGAAAAAGTTGCAAAGATACACCCTATTCCAAATATTCTTAAAAATTCGTTATGGGCATTTTTCCTAGCTTTATATATATGAATTAAACCAAGTAAAAATAATAAAGAAACCAGGGCAGAATATAATGAATTAACGTTGATTAAATTTTTCAAAGTTTCAAATACAAAGTTAATTTGAACATTTAAATTATTCCAGTCTCGGTTAACATTCCAAATTAATAGATCATTTACTTGACGCAATTTATAAACAAATATTGGTTTGTACCAATAGAGTAGGGACAAAGGAAATCCAAAAATGCCAAATATCCCCAAATTTTTCCAGTTTTCTTTTAAATATGATTTAATTCCATTTATTTTATTAAATTTGTATTTATCACATATTTCATAGGTCATAAATGTGGCAATAATTAATGTAGCCCCAACAAATGCCACAGTATGGGATATTGCAAGCAATCCATAAATAATCCCTAAGAACGCATAATTAACCGATTTTTTGTGTGTGAATGTTAAATAAAGCGCTAAAATAAACAATGGTATCATAATTTGTTCAGTAAACTCAGTATATTTTAATATTGGATAAATTGAGATTCCATTTGCCAAAATAACGCCAATTACTGAAAGCCATTCATTTTTAAAGATTTGTTTAAACGTTTGAAACCAAAGTATGCTTCCAAATGCAAATATTGCTAAAGAAAAATAAATCATTCCATTAAATGTATCCAAACTAAATAATTTACAAAATCCTGCACATAATATTCCGTAAAGTGGTAAATATCCGGGAATTCCTCCGTCCATGGAGGAACTTTCAAATGGATCTCCACCAGATAATATATGATTTACGGAACCCATTTGATAATAATAATCTCCGCCGTAAATGGGGGATGGAGGTGACTGAAATCCTGAA
Proteins encoded:
- a CDS encoding site-specific DNA-methyltransferase, with product MELNEIYNQDFFEGVKKLSNNSVDLIIADPPYYNIKGDFDFKLNFDEWKILHEKMAKEFKRVLKLNGSILLYGHARNIAYQQVIFDDLFFLENNLVWHKTDCQTRKNIKGYRCFAPVTERILFYSNEFRKNNNSLNNPMYREYVETFKPIIEYFMEEKEKIMKLHNLSTNGDFIRFMDEYMQSTTPARHHFSWSQWSFPSEKTYAKLQHIGDGILEKEYPLFRKHYEELKNQFESSRRYFVNSEHTDVLFFSQESHITRKYNHPTQKPPKLTKMLIEATTKPESLVLVPFVGSGVECVTCKELERNFIGFEIDENYFEIAKNRLN
- a CDS encoding metallophosphoesterase, producing MTMINKVFVVSDLHFGGYNSVKNPFPLISFFNDDNRFNDSIIVIAGDLLDSWTQTCNRKPPSYEDMIKNSMVWNQIINRAKKTPTWFINGNHDMDLDLTELGVEDIIQVDPKDLCLDIIQNRLYIDHGNCVDLFNVKPKPRPCDDPILQYPLGYYKTRLNHTKKTIPMQKDHFVNVAKYNVIQMIYDLKSKNEKITNDFLSEISQMLIEGFKNDIKIQFNVDDINKVKCKMNDDTELGYGDILESFGDFVNRFYIDNLLPSLSKDQQSDKFIYDNFANSIDVVQTGGLFWYSQSIFDLYGADKIIFGHTHMNQLNVGQNFVYANSGCWCVNPVGPNVTNIEINLDENKVLSRNETISFNI
- a CDS encoding recombinase family protein, coding for MIIGYARVSTKDQNLERQLDELKKAGCEKIFLEKISGTKRNRPEFDKMFGVLRSGDIILVTELTRISRSTKDLVEIVESCKSLGVEIKSLKESWLDTTSAHGKLLFTIFAGLAEFERDLISERVKSGLTAARSRGRLGGRPKIDSEKVEMALKMYDSKEYTIKQILNATGISKFTLYNYLEKRE
- a CDS encoding lysylphosphatidylglycerol synthase transmembrane domain-containing protein, which encodes MDTLKKQLLTKKTLLSFLISFLIIYWIFSKLDFYLMMSSIKNTNFFWFFVAFGCFYASIFLKSIRWKLLLNDAELEVKLKDSILIFYLSMFANSIIPAKIGDIYRSYLLKQKNNAPISLSFATVFVERIFDLMTMIPLLLIFGIISFNSDIPVEVFIALKYGIALIILLIVFTLIFLKLNAKIMDKINNKLIKNVFTNFEKGIRTLKVRSIPKLFLLSLISWITEGFTIYFIFLSIGLNFDVLFSIFTDLSSSLLTAIPFTPSGLGVVEYALVFILNLKNTGITESSVVIVLYRVISYFSIIFLGSITHFMYGIKK
- a CDS encoding glycosyltransferase family 2 protein; this encodes MGEKVSIVIPAYNEEIAIGNTLDLINSVIKNIEEYEFELIVVNNNSKDNTKQVAEKHGALVLDELNQGYGNAYKKGMGFATGDILITGDADASYPFEDIPRFLRLMAENDFDFINTNRFANLEKNSMPVLNYFGNKMLTLMANGIYGVNIKDSQSGMWIFKKEILENMDFGIMGAGMPFSQEIKIYSNHNNNKFVEIPIKYRKRLGEKKLNPLKDGYDNFINLLNFKKKLK